In one Prosthecochloris aestuarii DSM 271 genomic region, the following are encoded:
- a CDS encoding sulfotransferase family protein: MQDNPFFVVVGAVKAGTTSVYNYLDKHSSIYMSPIKEPHYFCKDIRCDDFNDDYKKENCLNVEKYLKTKKLSKRHIAFVERKEEYMALYRDFKNEKICGEVSNGYLYSDVAAKEIYKYNPSAKIIVILRDPVERAFSHWLMDLKSKNVCRRSFVEAVEEDYCDKNKGWGKSHLYVELGLYCKQVKRYLDVFSQDQILILDYYNLKENPKRFMEEIYSFLNVEPISIDFYQRYNSASMIKYPMLNSMICMLKYNLLINYIPDKVKYYIKSAVSTKEGIPVLTYDDRVALNKYFIEDVEELKKIVGCDLSKWRI, from the coding sequence ATGCAAGATAATCCATTTTTTGTTGTCGTCGGGGCGGTAAAGGCAGGGACGACATCAGTATATAACTACTTGGATAAACATTCAAGTATCTATATGTCACCAATTAAAGAGCCGCATTATTTTTGTAAAGATATTCGGTGTGATGATTTTAATGATGATTACAAGAAAGAGAATTGCCTTAATGTTGAGAAATATTTGAAGACAAAAAAATTGAGCAAAAGACATATTGCCTTTGTAGAAAGAAAAGAAGAATATATGGCTCTTTATAGGGATTTTAAAAATGAGAAAATATGTGGTGAGGTAAGTAATGGATATTTGTACAGTGATGTGGCTGCTAAAGAGATTTATAAGTATAACCCAAGTGCAAAGATTATCGTGATACTTAGAGATCCTGTCGAAAGAGCTTTTTCACACTGGTTAATGGATTTGAAAAGTAAAAATGTCTGTAGGAGATCATTTGTGGAGGCTGTAGAAGAAGACTATTGTGATAAAAATAAAGGATGGGGTAAGAGTCATTTGTATGTTGAGCTTGGGTTATATTGTAAACAGGTTAAACGATATTTAGATGTGTTTTCTCAAGATCAAATACTGATTCTTGATTATTATAATCTTAAGGAGAATCCTAAAAGGTTTATGGAGGAAATATATTCGTTTTTAAATGTTGAGCCAATAAGTATAGACTTTTATCAGCGTTATAATTCAGCATCAATGATAAAATATCCTATGCTAAATAGTATGATTTGTATGCTAAAATATAATTTATTAATAAATTATATTCCTGATAAAGTAAAATATTATATTAAATCCGCAGTTTCAACAAAAGAGGGTATTCCAGTTCTGACGTATGATGATAGGGTTGCGCTTAATAAATATTTTATAGAAGATGTGGAAGAGTTGAAGAAAATAGTGGGATGTGATCTATCTAAATGGAGGATATGA
- a CDS encoding sulfotransferase family protein, protein MIDKRPNFLLVGAPKAGTTSIAKYLGEHPEVYIPREKEPFYFIEELVRDIAISDPMYEDIKRKARLGWDEYMKLFDDSKDEKVRGEATVHYLYHYDIVIPKVKKKLGDIPIIIVLRNPVDRAFSNYCYQYRGQLCSFEKALMLEDKRKNAGWNSFWYYREVGNYCRPVSAYLKGFSNVYVCLFEELIADPYLFMQKIYTFLGVNDEYVHGIDKKYNATLKPVNSVVKILHYISHKSGVSLNFLSSDAKSYIKKMIYVKNDKKINKKTEISLYNYYENEIDCLEKILDIDLSVWRKCNYAR, encoded by the coding sequence ATGATAGATAAAAGACCAAATTTTTTATTAGTCGGTGCACCTAAGGCCGGGACTACATCTATAGCTAAATATTTAGGAGAGCACCCTGAAGTGTATATTCCAAGAGAGAAAGAGCCATTTTATTTTATTGAAGAACTTGTGAGAGATATTGCTATAAGTGATCCTATGTATGAAGATATAAAAAGAAAGGCTAGGCTTGGTTGGGATGAGTATATGAAGCTTTTTGATGACTCTAAAGATGAAAAGGTTAGGGGAGAGGCGACTGTGCATTACCTTTATCACTATGATATAGTGATACCGAAAGTGAAAAAAAAACTTGGTGATATACCAATTATAATAGTTTTAAGAAACCCTGTTGATAGGGCATTCTCTAATTATTGTTATCAGTATAGGGGTCAATTGTGTAGCTTTGAAAAAGCATTGATGTTAGAAGATAAGAGAAAAAATGCGGGTTGGAATTCATTTTGGTATTATAGAGAGGTAGGAAATTATTGTAGACCTGTATCAGCTTACTTAAAAGGTTTTAGTAATGTATATGTGTGTTTGTTTGAAGAGCTGATTGCGGATCCTTATTTATTTATGCAAAAAATTTATACTTTTTTAGGAGTAAATGATGAATATGTGCATGGTATTGATAAAAAGTATAATGCCACATTAAAGCCTGTTAACTCAGTTGTTAAAATATTACACTATATTTCTCACAAAAGTGGAGTAAGTTTAAATTTTCTTTCATCTGACGCAAAAAGCTATATAAAAAAGATGATTTATGTAAAGAATGATAAAAAAATTAATAAAAAAACAGAGATCTCCTTATATAATTATTATGAAAATGAAATTGATTGCTTAGAAAAAATATTAGATATTGATTTATCAGTATGGAGAAAGTGTAACTATGCAAGATAA
- a CDS encoding flippase, whose translation MEKVVEFILNRFPSVRDRIDVHMMEVINGAAVALVLKVLGAGLTFLFNLVLARTLGADGAGHYFLALTVTTIATVFGRMGLDNTLLRFTAANAAVNDWVAVKGAYVKGMKLAFIASSLSTVAVFVFAPVLADKVFQKPELSIPMRWMSVAVVPMTFVMLHAEGLKGLKRIRDSFIVFGVGVPAISLTVLLLFGARYGVNGAIWAYASGAIFTSLLGVILWNIATPKLRKVSGVFRTNDLFKSSMPLFWIASLSMMINWTATFALGVWGTQEDVGIFSMASRTAMLTSLILTSVNSISAPKFAELYKKKEIAALGATARNTAKLMTIIASPLLLLFLVAPQWVMGMFGEEFPKGGILLSILAIGQFVNVVTGSVGYLLIMSGNEKDMRNTVVVVSGISVLLNVILVKEFGLIGAAIATATCFSMQNIIATYIVWRKLKILTTPLWYKA comes from the coding sequence ATGGAAAAAGTAGTTGAGTTTATATTGAACAGGTTTCCATCGGTTAGGGACAGGATTGATGTGCATATGATGGAGGTGATTAATGGGGCGGCGGTTGCTCTTGTGCTGAAGGTTCTTGGAGCGGGGTTGACTTTTCTGTTCAATTTAGTGCTCGCAAGAACTCTTGGGGCCGATGGGGCGGGTCACTACTTCCTGGCGCTCACTGTAACGACAATTGCTACGGTTTTCGGGCGCATGGGGCTCGATAATACGCTGCTGCGCTTTACTGCTGCAAATGCAGCTGTCAATGACTGGGTAGCAGTTAAGGGTGCTTATGTGAAAGGAATGAAACTGGCATTCATTGCCTCATCCCTTTCTACAGTTGCGGTGTTTGTTTTTGCCCCGGTTCTGGCGGACAAGGTTTTTCAAAAGCCTGAACTTTCAATTCCAATGCGCTGGATGTCAGTGGCTGTAGTTCCGATGACTTTTGTCATGTTGCATGCAGAGGGACTTAAAGGGCTAAAGCGGATCAGGGATTCGTTTATTGTTTTTGGTGTGGGTGTTCCTGCGATTTCATTGACAGTTCTCTTGTTGTTTGGTGCAAGGTATGGCGTTAATGGAGCGATTTGGGCATATGCGTCAGGTGCGATATTCACTTCGTTATTAGGTGTTATTCTCTGGAACATTGCAACGCCTAAGTTGCGGAAAGTGTCTGGTGTTTTTCGAACAAACGATTTGTTCAAGAGCAGCATGCCGCTTTTCTGGATTGCTTCGTTGAGCATGATGATTAATTGGACAGCTACATTTGCTCTTGGTGTATGGGGTACACAGGAGGATGTTGGGATATTCAGTATGGCTTCAAGAACAGCTATGCTAACAAGTCTCATTTTGACATCAGTTAACAGTATATCGGCTCCCAAATTTGCTGAATTGTATAAGAAAAAAGAAATAGCTGCATTGGGGGCGACTGCAAGAAATACAGCTAAACTGATGACAATTATTGCCAGTCCATTGTTATTGCTCTTTCTAGTTGCGCCACAGTGGGTAATGGGGATGTTTGGTGAAGAATTTCCAAAAGGCGGTATTCTACTGTCGATTCTTGCAATTGGCCAGTTTGTCAATGTTGTAACGGGTTCTGTTGGATATTTACTGATAATGAGTGGGAATGAAAAAGATATGAGAAATACAGTTGTTGTTGTTTCAGGTATCAGTGTATTACTAAACGTGATTTTAGTGAAAGAATTTGGCCTAATAGGCGCTGCAATTGCTACAGCAACTTGTTTTTCGATGCAAAATATTATTGCAACATATATTGTCTGGAGAAAGCTAAAGATATTAACAACGCCGTTATGGTATAAGGCATAG
- a CDS encoding four helix bundle protein: MGVEKFEDLVAWQKARELTKEIYRVSNDGAFSRDFGLRDQIRRAAVSIMSNIAEGFGRGSMNEFHQFLVISKASCAEVQSQLYVALDAGYLDQTTFRRLSDNANEVGRIISALRTSLDKQRAFKTKY; this comes from the coding sequence ATGGGAGTCGAAAAATTTGAAGATCTTGTCGCCTGGCAGAAGGCACGTGAACTGACGAAGGAAATTTATCGTGTGTCGAATGATGGAGCCTTTTCAAGAGATTTTGGATTGCGTGATCAAATTCGAAGGGCGGCTGTATCGATAATGTCAAACATTGCAGAAGGATTTGGTCGTGGCTCGATGAACGAGTTCCATCAATTTCTCGTCATTTCAAAAGCTTCATGTGCAGAAGTGCAATCCCAGCTTTATGTTGCACTGGATGCTGGTTACCTTGATCAAACAACGTTTCGGAGACTGAGTGACAATGCAAATGAAGTAGGAAGGATCATTAGCGCGTTGCGCACATCTCTGGATAAGCAAAGGGCATTTAAAACCAAGTACTAA
- a CDS encoding MraY family glycosyltransferase, translating to MTPYYLTPIPLLALASCSALFTGNGDDAQQAAIVPFGQYLGIYLVALTVAYGMILFLTIHAEKLGFIDHPDGIRKIHTVAKPLVGGIGVITAVVISMFVFVPVVQYLGLIIAMLMVGTVGALDDRHDLHFKVRFIVQIAATVAIMTLGGTVLHSFGNLVGLGVISTGFLAYVITIFCVLGVINAVNMIDGLDGLAGGTSLVAFSAFGMLAWLNGQLELMLISVAFVGALAAFLRFNWFPSKLFMGDAGSMTLGFVLAFFAIEVSQKAGSIVSPVAALLILALPITDTITVMIKRVLKGQSPFHPDKTHLHHILKAMGVNHHKVVIVMIAATVVSSAIAVIGTLLQLPDYAFFSIYLACFTTYFLASYRIKGIYRRLIWLRQQRVFNVELGEVLR from the coding sequence ATGACCCCCTACTACCTAACCCCCATCCCGCTCCTGGCGCTCGCGTCGTGCAGCGCGCTCTTCACCGGCAACGGTGACGACGCCCAGCAGGCAGCAATCGTCCCGTTCGGGCAATATCTGGGCATCTATCTCGTCGCCCTGACCGTCGCCTACGGAATGATCCTCTTCCTGACGATACACGCCGAAAAGCTCGGCTTCATCGACCACCCTGACGGCATCCGTAAAATTCACACGGTAGCCAAACCGCTTGTTGGCGGTATCGGCGTGATCACCGCCGTGGTGATCTCGATGTTCGTTTTTGTTCCGGTGGTGCAGTATCTCGGCCTCATCATCGCCATGCTCATGGTCGGCACCGTCGGTGCGCTCGACGACCGCCACGACCTGCACTTCAAAGTCCGTTTTATCGTCCAGATCGCCGCAACCGTCGCCATCATGACCCTGGGAGGTACGGTCCTGCACTCCTTCGGCAACCTGGTTGGTTTGGGTGTCATATCGACAGGCTTTCTCGCCTATGTCATTACCATCTTCTGCGTGCTTGGCGTGATTAACGCGGTCAATATGATCGACGGCCTCGACGGCCTTGCCGGCGGCACCTCGCTCGTCGCCTTCAGCGCCTTCGGGATGCTCGCCTGGCTCAACGGCCAGCTTGAACTGATGCTGATCAGTGTTGCCTTTGTCGGAGCCCTTGCTGCATTCCTGCGCTTCAACTGGTTTCCGTCCAAACTCTTCATGGGCGACGCCGGCAGTATGACCCTCGGCTTCGTCCTCGCCTTCTTCGCTATCGAAGTGAGTCAGAAAGCAGGAAGCATCGTCTCCCCGGTCGCCGCGCTGCTCATCCTGGCGCTGCCGATCACCGATACGATCACCGTCATGATCAAACGGGTCCTGAAAGGCCAAAGCCCTTTCCACCCCGACAAAACGCACCTGCACCACATCCTCAAAGCCATGGGCGTCAACCACCACAAAGTCGTCATCGTCATGATCGCCGCAACCGTTGTCTCGTCCGCCATCGCCGTGATAGGAACCTTGCTGCAGCTGCCCGACTACGCATTCTTCAGCATCTACCTCGCCTGCTTCACCACATATTTTTTAGCATCATACCGAATCAAAGGAATCTACCGAAGACTCATCTGGCTCAGGCAGCAGCGGGTGTTTAACGTAGAGTTGGGGGAGGTACTGCGATAG
- a CDS encoding four helix bundle protein yields the protein MTKIERFEDLAVWQESLKLSIDVYQSLKDCKDFGLKNQMERSAVSVPSNIAEGYERDSNNDYIRFLNISKASCGELRTQLYIAKAIGILPNEVADTFIEQTRLISRMLYGYIKMRRERF from the coding sequence ATGACAAAAATTGAACGATTCGAGGATCTTGCAGTCTGGCAGGAAAGTCTCAAACTTTCAATAGATGTCTATCAATCTCTCAAAGACTGTAAAGACTTTGGCCTGAAAAACCAGATGGAAAGAAGCGCAGTATCAGTTCCATCCAACATAGCCGAAGGCTACGAACGCGACTCAAACAACGATTACATACGCTTTCTCAACATCTCAAAAGCCTCCTGCGGCGAACTTAGAACCCAACTCTACATAGCCAAAGCAATAGGCATCCTCCCGAACGAAGTTGCCGATACGTTTATAGAGCAAACAAGACTGATATCCAGAATGCTCTATGGTTACATAAAAATGAGAAGAGAAAGATTCTAA
- a CDS encoding four helix bundle protein, protein MIKNHKDLEVWRKSIDFAVDIYTLTEKFPSVEQYGLVSQLRRAAVSISSNIAEGAARNGEKEFIHFLHIALGSASEVETQLIIAERLHYIKTDELVVHELGGIQKMLMGLIKYLRAQN, encoded by the coding sequence ATGATCAAAAATCACAAAGATCTTGAGGTTTGGCGGAAGTCTATTGATTTTGCGGTTGATATATATACGCTTACAGAGAAATTTCCTTCAGTTGAACAGTATGGTCTGGTAAGCCAACTTCGAAGAGCAGCTGTATCAATTTCTTCCAATATTGCTGAAGGTGCCGCCCGAAATGGGGAGAAAGAGTTTATCCATTTCCTCCATATCGCACTTGGTTCTGCCTCAGAGGTTGAAACACAACTTATAATTGCCGAACGACTTCATTATATTAAGACAGATGAGCTTGTAGTACATGAACTGGGTGGTATTCAGAAAATGCTGATGGGCCTCATTAAATACTTAAGGGCTCAGAATTAA
- a CDS encoding GumC family protein: protein MTNNDPNQFEQEINIQELLQVLWNNKLIIGAVTGLVVMLVLLYHFSATPEYRSTSMVLIKQDKGGAMGEMINPFGSLTGFDLQNDIELVKSFPLAEEVVRNLYTKKDRDTLQLFGERNYVSPIGGLFGWLSFGGAAEKDSVDYDVQMRKYAAALQERIKVGNSRDTDILNVSVSSPFPEEAALLTNAICQAYMRKDIEWNADQAMSVKEFVGEQLAQQQREISSVENKLSSYMKNQNIYELTGNAEKLLEKLVEAESRYNDAQAEYNILKKRQDFLVQKLSDEEKQISARIAKNVDQQSIDLKSRIKKEEKALIELANSTGTEDGSYIAKKQQLDVLKQRLQELTRNMIAGELSYTSRARQFQFDLISEQLQTDLRMAELGYVAQEYLRAKNYYESQLNRLPQKQLNYARLQRDREVLNNTYTFLKEKLEESRIKIASEVGKVVIVGAAYPELAPVAPSLKKNLLIGLILGLGLGGALVFVREMLDHSLKDDSFLEDHGFTPLAAIPFVDSDGGGSMQASMKKSLKDFASVFPFLSGNTDGKKDQHQKKNSYGKPVESTRNKQPLLIADSLSSAFAESFRDLRTNITFSQADRTLKSILVTGTEISEGKSTVCTNLAFAFALTGKKVLIVDCDLRRPSQHRNLNTMRMPGLSDYLAGQEKDINAVLQPTMHENLSVLPAGSQTPSPNELLGSNKMTELVKKLEEEWDYVILDTPPVLLLSDATLLSRTADGILMVVRMGYTNKNLLKEVQKLDYLKHRLLGVAIIGPSDKSGYSNYGRYYGRYGYKGYYSYKSYNAYLEPEKG from the coding sequence ATGACGAATAACGATCCCAACCAGTTTGAACAGGAAATAAACATCCAGGAACTCCTGCAGGTTCTCTGGAACAACAAGCTTATCATCGGTGCTGTTACCGGCCTTGTGGTGATGCTTGTGCTGCTCTACCACTTTTCGGCCACACCTGAATACCGCTCGACTTCCATGGTTCTTATCAAGCAGGACAAGGGCGGTGCGATGGGGGAGATGATCAATCCTTTCGGGTCACTGACCGGCTTCGACCTGCAGAACGACATCGAACTGGTCAAGTCCTTTCCGCTGGCTGAAGAGGTTGTTCGTAATCTCTACACCAAAAAGGATCGTGATACCCTGCAGCTCTTTGGGGAACGAAACTATGTGTCGCCGATCGGCGGCCTGTTCGGCTGGTTGAGCTTTGGCGGCGCCGCCGAAAAAGACAGCGTCGATTACGACGTCCAGATGCGCAAATATGCTGCTGCTCTGCAGGAGCGCATCAAGGTCGGTAACAGCCGCGACACCGATATTCTCAACGTTTCCGTCTCCAGCCCCTTCCCTGAAGAAGCAGCCCTGCTCACCAACGCCATTTGCCAGGCCTACATGCGCAAGGATATCGAGTGGAATGCCGATCAGGCCATGTCGGTCAAAGAGTTTGTAGGTGAACAGCTTGCCCAGCAGCAGCGCGAGATTTCAAGCGTGGAAAACAAGCTCTCGTCCTACATGAAGAACCAGAATATCTACGAGCTGACCGGTAACGCCGAAAAGCTGCTTGAAAAACTGGTTGAAGCCGAGTCCCGCTACAACGACGCCCAGGCGGAGTACAATATTCTGAAGAAGCGGCAGGATTTTCTGGTGCAGAAGCTCTCCGACGAGGAGAAGCAGATCAGCGCCAGGATCGCCAAAAACGTCGATCAGCAGTCCATCGACCTGAAGAGCCGCATCAAGAAGGAGGAAAAAGCCCTGATCGAGCTGGCTAACAGCACCGGTACAGAGGACGGATCCTACATTGCAAAAAAGCAGCAGCTCGACGTGCTCAAGCAGCGCCTGCAGGAGCTCACCCGCAACATGATCGCCGGTGAACTCTCCTACACCAGCCGTGCGCGCCAGTTTCAGTTCGATCTTATCTCCGAACAGCTCCAGACCGACCTGCGCATGGCTGAGCTCGGCTATGTTGCCCAGGAGTACCTGCGAGCCAAGAACTACTACGAAAGCCAGCTCAACCGCCTGCCGCAGAAGCAGCTCAACTACGCCCGTCTCCAGCGCGACAGGGAGGTGCTCAACAACACCTACACTTTCCTGAAAGAGAAACTCGAAGAGTCGCGCATCAAGATCGCCTCGGAAGTCGGCAAGGTGGTCATCGTTGGCGCGGCCTATCCTGAGCTTGCCCCTGTTGCTCCGTCGCTGAAAAAGAATCTGCTCATCGGGCTGATCCTCGGTCTTGGCCTCGGCGGCGCGCTTGTCTTTGTGCGCGAGATGCTCGACCACTCCCTCAAGGACGACAGCTTCCTCGAAGACCACGGCTTCACCCCGCTTGCAGCCATTCCCTTTGTGGATTCAGATGGGGGGGGGAGCATGCAGGCCTCCATGAAGAAGTCGCTCAAAGACTTTGCCAGCGTCTTCCCGTTCTTATCCGGCAACACAGACGGCAAAAAAGATCAGCACCAGAAGAAAAACAGTTACGGCAAACCGGTCGAATCGACCCGAAACAAGCAGCCGCTCCTCATCGCAGACAGCCTTTCGTCTGCATTCGCTGAGTCATTCCGGGATCTGCGAACGAACATCACTTTTTCGCAGGCCGATCGTACGCTCAAATCAATCCTTGTCACCGGTACCGAGATCAGCGAAGGAAAGTCCACGGTGTGCACCAATCTCGCCTTCGCCTTTGCGCTCACCGGCAAGAAAGTGCTTATCGTCGATTGCGACCTTCGCCGCCCCAGTCAGCACCGTAACCTCAATACCATGAGGATGCCCGGTCTCTCCGATTACCTCGCCGGGCAGGAAAAAGATATCAATGCCGTTCTGCAGCCGACCATGCACGAGAACCTCTCCGTCCTCCCGGCCGGCAGCCAGACCCCGAGCCCGAACGAACTGCTCGGATCCAACAAAATGACCGAACTCGTCAAAAAGCTCGAAGAAGAGTGGGACTACGTCATTCTCGACACCCCGCCAGTACTCCTGCTCAGCGACGCAACCCTGCTCTCACGAACCGCCGACGGCATCCTGATGGTCGTCCGCATGGGCTACACCAACAAAAACCTCCTCAAAGAGGTTCAGAAACTCGACTATCTCAAACACCGCCTCCTCGGAGTAGCCATCATCGGCCCCTCCGACAAATCCGGCTACAGCAACTACGGCCGCTACTACGGCCGCTACGGCTACAAAGGATACTACAGCTACAAATCCTACAACGCCTACCTCGAACCGGAGAAAGGGTGA
- a CDS encoding four helix bundle protein, producing MLSHKDLDVWKKSIDFAVQIYTFTEAFPPEEKYALASQLKRAGVSIASNISEGAARNSTKEYVRFLYVALGSASEIETQLIIAQKLGFGQHHQEMMHELIDIQKMLMGVIKYLKTQQN from the coding sequence ATGCTCAGTCATAAGGATCTTGATGTTTGGAAAAAATCCATTGACTTTGCTGTTCAAATCTATACGTTTACCGAAGCTTTTCCTCCAGAAGAGAAGTATGCGCTGGCAAGCCAACTGAAACGAGCCGGTGTTTCAATTGCGTCAAATATTTCAGAGGGGGCCGCAAGAAACAGTACAAAAGAATATGTTCGTTTTCTTTATGTGGCTCTTGGATCAGCATCGGAAATTGAAACACAGCTTATCATCGCACAAAAACTGGGATTTGGTCAACACCATCAGGAAATGATGCATGAGCTGATCGATATTCAAAAAATGCTCATGGGTGTTATCAAATATCTCAAAACCCAGCAAAACTAA
- a CDS encoding polysaccharide biosynthesis/export family protein has protein sequence MKKSFKHLVALVLLVQIFLSPLMSLTALAEPYGSSLYSSPSRDYSSGYGQQQPRQQVMPGYGMPVDTYFTDNMGNILMYVNVLGEVYKPGQHIVRQDADISTVLSMVGGSNDDANLKKAKVLRYKPDEDGKQIYSVNLKDYLEEGDRSTFVELKPNDTIVIPEKKGIDGNMALRIASIVVSVASVIAISK, from the coding sequence ATGAAAAAATCCTTCAAACATCTTGTTGCCCTGGTGCTTCTGGTCCAGATCTTTCTTTCTCCCCTGATGTCGCTCACGGCTCTGGCCGAGCCCTACGGTTCTTCACTCTATTCCTCTCCATCGAGAGACTACTCAAGCGGTTACGGACAGCAGCAGCCCCGGCAGCAGGTCATGCCCGGTTACGGTATGCCGGTCGACACCTATTTCACCGACAACATGGGTAACATCCTCATGTATGTCAACGTCCTTGGCGAAGTCTACAAACCCGGTCAGCACATCGTTCGTCAGGATGCCGACATCTCGACCGTGCTCTCCATGGTCGGCGGCTCAAACGACGACGCCAATCTGAAAAAAGCAAAAGTGCTTCGCTATAAACCCGACGAAGACGGCAAACAGATCTATTCCGTCAACCTCAAAGACTACCTCGAAGAAGGCGACCGTTCAACCTTCGTAGAACTCAAACCCAACGACACCATCGTCATCCCCGAGAAAAAAGGCATAGACGGCAACATGGCCCTCAGAATAGCCAGCATCGTCGTCTCCGTAGCCAGCGTCATAGCAATCTCGAAATAA